TCAATATTTAGAATATAGAATATGGCCACCAGTATTAGGTGTGAGGTGCAAGTcttggagagataaagagagggatagagagtgtgagagagggaaagaaagagagagggggggaaagagagaggtagaggtatatggagagagagagagagagacagaaagaggtggatggagagggagagagaggtagacggagagagagagagagcgggagagagagagggagagagaggggtggagggtgaaagagagagagagagagagagagagagagagagagagaatttatcCAGTTTAATTGCATTCTCAATATTTCCCAGCATTTATCATTCCTGTAACACGTCCATAACTAAAAACATATTTCTGAGGCCCCACACCAATCAGcatatgggccgttctggcttgGACAAGTCTACTTACTTCTACTTGACTTATTCCAATCAGTATTACTTCTCACCTGTCCtggggcagtgtgatggtgaacAGGGCGTGTGTTATACAGATGTATGATGATATGATGAAGACCATGGGGAGATAGAGAACTATACAGGGGTTGAGATACGCCATCATCTGATTAGGGACCACGTTAGAACAGGGGGCCGCCAGACGGAACAGGGGACCGTGGTCACAGAGGTAGCTGTCGATCACCAGAGACCTAAAATACAATACAtgaaatacaatacattatatacaatatattatatacaatatattatatacaatacattatatacattatattatatacatcatattatatacattatattatatacaatgtattatatacaatacattatatacattatattatatacattatattatatacatcatattatatacattatattatatacattatattatatacattatattatatacattattatatatatatatacaatatattatatacattatattatatacattatatatacattatattatatacattatattatatacaatgtattatattatattatatacattatattatatacaatgtattttatacaatatatatatacattatattatatacattatattatatacaatgtattatatacaatatattatatacattatattatatacattatattatatacattatattatatacattatattatatacatcatattatatacattatattatattatatacattatattatatacatcatattatatacattatattatattatatacattatattatatacatcaTATTATATACATCATATAcatcatattatatatattatatacatcatATTATATACAtcatattatatacattatatacagtgccaTTTCATTAGATATTAAGGAGAACAACAGAAACGTTGTCTTCTGCTAATCCAGGGTTTTTAGAAACCTTTTTAGAGACGTTATCAGCTATAGGTTCACCTCCTTATCTGTtggagttagttagttagttagttagttaattagttagTTAGAATTAGTTACTGTTGAATTAGCATTCAAGAGGACCTGAGTTCATGACAACATTGAGCCATCAACTTTTACAAGAACCTGACAGGTGACAATGACAACGTAACATTTGTTTATCTCCTTTGTGTTATTGGTTTACTGTAAAGTAACATTTGAAATGCACTTAATTAAACCAATAGTTTGATGTGATTTAACAGATAAATCTACACTTCACAGAAGCTATGCTTTTGCGGTGTAGTCGGTGCACTACAACACGATACATACTAACCTACAGAAAGAGAGCCGGGTGATGAGACACACAGAGATCAACACCATCAACACAGCAAATGCCCAGGCGGCCCCCGTCAGCTGGAGCATGGACCTGTGAGTGATCATCATGTGGTACCTGGAAAGAACATTACAATGGAACTTTGAGAGTTGATGACACAGCCCCTCTGGTCATTTAATAGCATCTCTGTGGGGGAAAAGATCTTCAACTTTATCATGTTATTATCGTCAATGGTTTATATGATTTGTCTTTGTATGTTTTTTCATATATATAATTATTCAGTCGAGATTCCCACATTTGGAGAACTTGCAGGGGTCAGCACGACCAGAGTGCATTGGCCGAACCTCACCCTGGTAATCCTCCTTTGTGATCAAGGTGTTTCCCCTGTTAATTAATAGTTAATTAGTTAGTTACCTGTCAGGTAACTATATCCTGATATATGATTTTACAAGAAGTGAATCCATGTTAAAtcgtatttattttatatatattatatacatttaataaatacatttgaataaattgtcaaatcaaattattcaattcaaaataaaaaaaatgtatcccaGAAGGGTAAAATTAAATAGTGTTTCtgaatgttattttaattgagtTAATAATATGATATATTATCTGAGACCTGAGCGGGCAGCAGATGGCCACCAGTCTGTCATAGGAGAGGATGGTGAGGTTGAAGGACTGCATGGTGATGAAGAGGAAGACGAAGAAGAGGCTCGTGAGACACTGATCGTAGGAGATGAGCTGTCTGCTGAACAGAAACATGTCCAGCAGCTTGGGAACCAGGGCCGTGCTTTCACACACGTCTGTGAAGGCCAGGTTGAACACAGCGATGTACTTGGGGCTGTAAGGTCAGAACATAGACATATTTTAATATTAATGTAAATATCACGTAACAGAGATCGGGGAGCAGGGCAGGCTCCCAGACATATGTCTGTGAAGGCCAGGTTGAACACAGCGATGTACTTGGGGCTGTAAGGTCAGAACATAGATATATTTTAatattaacctgttgagtgtaggggtttttgatgtttggatgaaaaacgtacccaaatgaaactgcctatttctcaggcccagaatctagaatatgcatataattgtcagattaggatagaaaaacactctaaagtttccaaaactgttaaaatattgtctgtgagtacaacagaactgatattgcaggcgaaaacctgaggaaaatccaatccgCAAattctgtttttcctgaaagctctctgttccatagcctgccttcgctctatcaaccagattccttttcctatgacTTCCCCATGATGTGACCAGTCTTtaaacatagtttcaggcttttattttgaaaaatgagccagaaagatcACATTGtgtcattggatggctgggtgccagcagcgttttgcatgtgcaacagcttggagtagacattttctctctctctcctattgaagaagctacagtcccggttgaaatattatcgattatatattgtaaaaacaacctgaggattgattataaaaaacgtttgacatgtttctacaaactttacggatataaaaataatgtttatggaacaaaaggaatatttattgtgtaactgggagtctcccgagtgcaaacatccgaagatcatcaaaggtaagcgattcattttattgcttttctgacttttgtgaccaatctacttggctgctagctgttggtaatgttttgtctactgagagagatgtccttttTGAGAGagaagcttttttgaaatctgacatgccaggtggattaacaacaagctaaggtgtgttttgctatattgcacttgtgatttcatgaaaattaaaacatttgagtatcatgtaatGGAGATCGGGGAGCAGGGCAGGCTCCCAGACACATGTCTGTGAGGTTCAGGGGAACTGGGACTTCAATAAGATAGACTGTCCAATAAAGGCTGTTATACAATGTATTGTGTTAATGAGATTAAAGAGGTCTGATTACCTGTGGAGACTGCGGTCCACGTAGATGCCAGTCATGACGAAGGTGTTGCCCACCtagacccaacacacacacacacacacacacacacacacacacacacacacacacacacacacacacacacacacacacacacacacacacacacacacacacacacacacacacacacacagcagaaatgACCCAAAATGGAAATGTATAGTATATTACGTTTCCTTAAGTtagtaacaccctggaccagagcttgTTAGtgacaccctggaccagagctgggaagtaacaccctggaccagagctggTTAGtaccaccctggaccagagctggTTAGAACCACCCTGGACCAGAAGTAGTtagtaacaccctggaccagagctagttagtaacaccctggaccagagctagtttgtaacaccctggaccagagctggTTAGTAACACCGTGGACCAGAAGTAGCtagtaacaccctggaccagagctagttagTATCACCCTGGACCAGATGTAGTTAGTAACACCGTGGACCAGAGCTAGTtagtaacaccctggaccagaagTAGTtagtaacaccctggaccagagctagttagtaacaccctggaccagaagTAGTtagtaacaccctggaccagagctagttagtaacaccctggaccagagctacagCCTTACCAGAGAGATGATGTAAACAAAACAGAGGAAGATGTAGTAGTAGTTCATGTCGGGGATGGCTATGAAACCACTGATGAAGAAGTAAGGGGGtcggatgatggtgttgatgtctgtctggttagggtcagaggtcagggaacTCATCCTGACTGGAGGTGTTAACGTCTCCCTCTGGCTGGTGATAATCTGTGGAAATACATTATCCATGAatacattattacaaatatagaTATATTCAAAACTGCACATTACTTCACCTGTTGACCAAAACATAATTGAAGCATCGTTAGTGGAAAGGAAATTATCCAAGTTCATCAAAATTGTAAATTGCAAATaatttataataataaataaattaatattatatttaaattgtatttatttatgtattcaaTGTTACTGCATTTGATACCAGTTGCTAAAAAATAGTTAATTAAACCACTCACTTCAGACATCAAACTAAATACCAGAATGTCAACATCTCCATCAACTACTAAAGCCACTGTTTATCATGTCACTGTAAAGGTGAACCCACCTCCTCAGGTGATATGGTGGACCTGACAGCCCAGGTCTAGTGTGAGTACCTGGGCAGAGACAACAGACTTATATACTGGATCATCAATACCTGTTGGTCATTAGTACAACACATAGAGTTACATCACTGGttcccaatcctggtcctgggaacCCAAAGGGATTCACATTTTAGTTACTGCaccaacacacctgattcagctaatcaactcatcatcaagccttTGATTAGATGAATCAGGATAACATAGAACACAGAGAACAAAGGACACATATAATATAGGACACATATAATATAGGACACATATAATATAGGACACATATAATATAGGACACATATAGGACACATATAATATAGGACACATATAATATAGGACACATATAATATAGGACACCTATAATATAGGACACATATAATATAGGACACAGATAACATAGGACACAGATAACATAGGACACAGAGAACATAGGACACAGATAATATAGGACACAGAGAACATAGGACACAGAGAACATAGGACACAGAGAACAAAGGACACAT
Above is a window of Oncorhynchus tshawytscha isolate Ot180627B linkage group LG30, Otsh_v2.0, whole genome shotgun sequence DNA encoding:
- the LOC121841408 gene encoding olfactory receptor 145-like; its protein translation is MSSLTSDPNQTDINTIIRPPYFFISGFIAIPDMNYYYIFLCFVYIISLVGNTFVMTGIYVDRSLHSPKYIAVFNLAFTDVCESTALVPKLLDMFLFSRQLISYDQCLTSLFFVFLFITMQSFNLTILSYDRLVAICCPLRYHMMITHRSMLQLTGAAWAFAVLMVLISVCLITRLSFCRSLVIDSYLCDHGPLFRLAAPCSNVVPNQMMAYLNPCIVLYLPMVFIISSYICITHALFTITLPQDRLRAIKTCTSHLILVAIFYLPVILTYLLQSLIPTNARIINLSLTSILPPMLNPIIYVLKTEEFKVSAKKMLRRGAQRAVTQVKPT